The following proteins are encoded in a genomic region of Streptomyces lunaelactis:
- a CDS encoding DUF5304 domain-containing protein, with protein sequence MSDATERPTVDADAWAKACAEDLEAEKARRRTQYGPEPGSAGEELRKLLDAVADKVSSFQTSLPGMAAQSAVSQLVNQAKSAVEPVIERNPQIFDHLAAAGSELLAAYRSAVEGHERRWTQGPTDSGNEPRDGFKDATDPRDEGPGASEHIDLD encoded by the coding sequence ATGAGCGATGCCACCGAGCGTCCCACCGTCGACGCCGATGCCTGGGCGAAGGCGTGCGCCGAGGATCTTGAGGCGGAGAAGGCCCGCCGCCGTACCCAGTACGGGCCGGAGCCCGGCTCCGCCGGCGAGGAGCTGCGCAAGCTGCTCGACGCGGTCGCCGACAAGGTCTCCTCGTTCCAGACCTCGCTGCCCGGCATGGCCGCGCAGAGCGCCGTATCGCAGCTCGTCAACCAGGCGAAGTCCGCCGTCGAGCCGGTCATCGAGCGCAACCCGCAGATCTTCGACCACCTCGCGGCGGCCGGCAGCGAGCTGCTCGCCGCCTATCGATCCGCGGTCGAGGGGCACGAGCGACGCTGGACCCAGGGTCCGACCGACTCGGGCAACGAGCCCAGGGACGGGTTCAAGGACGCCACGGACCCCCGTGACGAGGGCCCCGGGGCGAGCGAGCACATCGACCTGGACTGA
- a CDS encoding ArsA family ATPase gives MRTVLVTGLGGAGRTTVAAATALAAARRGKRALFLSAEPADVLATPVTGLPGAPAEVTAGLWAARIDSAADFRAELLSLQERSATALDLLGAERLEDEELTELPGSEQFALLRALRTAADGGWDVVVVDMPPLRETIALLALPEQLRRYLRRLLPPERQAARALRPMLAQLAGVPMPAQWLYETAGRWEAELAAVQALIEAGTTTLRVVAEPGPAAADALRTARTGFALHGLRVDALLANRMLPPASADTWLATLSAQQEKCLAEWYGQWAPGTSLCEVRHLGRDPRGLADLALLDTGPGCETGRQREERADDIWQQVEDRRAEDGVLLWRLSLPGAVKEDLGLVRRGAELLLTVGPFRRIVPLPSALRRCTVSGAGLTDGVLSVRFTPDPGLWPRTG, from the coding sequence ATGCGTACGGTCCTCGTCACCGGCCTGGGCGGCGCGGGCCGTACCACCGTCGCGGCGGCCACCGCACTCGCCGCAGCGAGGCGCGGCAAGCGCGCCCTCTTCCTCTCCGCCGAGCCCGCCGACGTCCTCGCCACCCCTGTCACCGGCCTGCCCGGCGCACCCGCCGAGGTGACGGCCGGGCTGTGGGCGGCCCGCATCGACTCCGCCGCCGACTTCCGCGCGGAGCTCCTCTCGCTCCAGGAGCGCAGCGCCACCGCACTCGATCTGCTCGGCGCGGAACGGCTGGAGGACGAGGAGCTGACCGAGCTCCCGGGCAGCGAACAGTTCGCCCTGCTGCGTGCGCTGAGGACTGCCGCGGACGGCGGCTGGGACGTGGTCGTCGTCGACATGCCGCCCCTGCGCGAGACCATCGCCCTGCTCGCGCTGCCCGAGCAACTGCGCCGCTATCTGCGCCGGCTGCTGCCGCCCGAGCGCCAGGCCGCCCGCGCGCTGCGTCCGATGCTCGCCCAGCTCGCGGGCGTACCGATGCCCGCGCAGTGGCTGTACGAGACCGCCGGCCGCTGGGAGGCGGAACTGGCAGCCGTCCAGGCGCTGATCGAAGCCGGCACCACGACCCTGCGGGTGGTCGCCGAGCCCGGACCCGCGGCCGCCGACGCCCTGCGCACCGCACGCACCGGGTTCGCGCTGCACGGACTGCGCGTCGACGCCCTTCTCGCGAACCGGATGCTGCCGCCCGCATCGGCGGACACCTGGCTCGCCACCCTCTCCGCACAGCAGGAGAAGTGCCTGGCCGAGTGGTACGGGCAGTGGGCCCCCGGGACCTCCCTCTGCGAGGTGCGCCATCTCGGCAGGGACCCCCGCGGCCTCGCCGACCTCGCGCTCCTCGATACCGGGCCCGGCTGTGAGACCGGCCGGCAGCGCGAGGAGCGGGCCGACGACATCTGGCAGCAGGTCGAGGACCGGCGCGCCGAGGACGGTGTCCTTCTGTGGCGACTGAGCCTGCCCGGCGCCGTCAAGGAGGATCTCGGTCTCGTACGCCGCGGAGCTGAACTGCTGCTCACCGTCGGCCCGTTCCGCAGGATCGTTCCCCTGCCGTCGGCGCTGCGCCGCTGCACGGTATCGGGCGCGGGCCTCACGGACGGCGTACTCAGTGTCCGCTTCACACCGGACCCCGGGCTGTGGCCGCGCACAGGCTGA
- a CDS encoding SRPBCC family protein, whose product MAEHTSSSITIEAAPADVMGVISDFTRYPEWTGEVKEAEVLATDAKGRAEQVRLVLDAGAIKDDHTLAYTWNGDNEVSWTLVKSQMLRAIDGSYTLAAVGGGDRTEVTYQLTVDVKIPMLGMIKRKAEKVIIDRALAGLKKRVESGPAA is encoded by the coding sequence ATGGCGGAACACACCAGCTCGAGCATCACGATCGAGGCGGCGCCGGCCGACGTCATGGGCGTGATCTCCGACTTCACGCGCTACCCGGAGTGGACCGGCGAGGTGAAGGAGGCCGAGGTGCTCGCCACCGACGCCAAGGGCCGCGCCGAGCAGGTCCGGCTGGTGCTCGACGCCGGCGCGATCAAGGACGACCACACCCTGGCGTACACCTGGAACGGCGACAATGAGGTCAGCTGGACGCTGGTGAAGTCCCAGATGCTGCGCGCCATCGACGGCTCGTACACGCTCGCCGCGGTCGGCGGCGGTGACCGCACGGAGGTCACCTACCAGCTGACCGTCGACGTCAAGATCCCCATGCTCGGCATGATCAAGCGCAAGGCCGAGAAGGTCATCATCGACCGCGCTCTGGCCGGTCTGAAGAAGCGCGTCGAGAGCGGTCCCGCGGCCTGA
- a CDS encoding metallophosphoesterase family protein — protein MRGIRVNVVSDVHGNSKDLATAGDGADALVCLGDLVLFLDYADHSRGIFPDLFGVENAHLIVELRTARRFDEARELGRSLWAGLQADRESAIESAVRRQYAEMFAVFPTPTYATYGNVDMPTLWPEYARPGTTVLDGERVEIGGRVFGFVGGGLRTPMSTPYEISDEEYAAKVEALGDVDVLCSHIPPEVPELTYDTVARRFERGSRALLDAIRRTRPRYALFGHVHQPLARRMRVGATECVNVGHFASTGRPWSLEW, from the coding sequence ATGCGAGGTATCCGAGTCAATGTGGTCAGTGACGTGCACGGCAACTCCAAGGATCTCGCTACCGCGGGCGACGGTGCCGACGCGCTCGTCTGTCTCGGTGACCTCGTGCTCTTCCTCGATTACGCCGACCACTCGCGCGGCATCTTCCCCGACCTCTTCGGCGTCGAGAACGCCCATCTGATCGTGGAACTGCGCACCGCCCGCCGCTTCGACGAGGCCCGCGAGCTGGGGCGCAGCCTCTGGGCCGGGCTCCAGGCGGACCGGGAGAGCGCCATCGAGTCGGCCGTAAGACGTCAGTACGCCGAGATGTTCGCGGTCTTCCCCACCCCGACGTACGCCACCTACGGCAATGTCGACATGCCGACCCTCTGGCCCGAGTACGCCCGCCCGGGCACCACCGTCCTGGACGGCGAACGCGTCGAGATCGGCGGCCGCGTCTTCGGCTTCGTCGGCGGCGGACTGCGTACCCCGATGAGTACCCCGTACGAGATCTCCGACGAGGAGTACGCGGCGAAGGTCGAAGCACTCGGGGACGTCGATGTGCTCTGCTCGCACATCCCGCCCGAGGTGCCCGAACTGACCTACGACACCGTCGCGCGCCGCTTCGAGCGCGGCAGCCGCGCACTCCTGGACGCGATCCGCCGTACCCGGCCCCGGTACGCGCTCTTCGGCCACGTCCACCAGCCGCTCGCCCGCCGGATGCGGGTCGGCGCGACGGAGTGCGTGAACGTCGGGCATTTCGCCTCGACCGGGCGGCCCTGGTCCCTGGAGTGGTGA
- a CDS encoding AMP-dependent synthetase/ligase: MREFSLPALYEVPSDGNLTDLIRRNAAQHPDVAVMGRKVAGVWTDVTATQFLAEVRAAAKGLIAAGVRPGDRVALMSRTRYEWVQLDFAIWSAGAVTVPVYETSSAEQVQWILGDSGAVAVVVEGEAHAAAVESVRDRLPSLRHIWQIEQGAVEQLTAAGADVTDETVEERGASAKADDAATIVYTSGTTGRPKGCVLTHRSFFAECGNLVERLKPLFRTGDSSVLLFLPAAHVFGRMVEIAAVMAPIKLGCVPDIKNLTDELASFRPTLILGVPRVFEKVYNSARAKAQADGKGKIFDKAAQTAIAYSRALGTPEGPSIGLKFKHKVFDRLVFSKLRAVLGGRGEYAVSGGAPLGERLGHFFRGIGFTVLEGYGLTESCAATAFNPWNRQKIGTVGQPLPGSVVRIADDGEVLLHGEHLFQGYWNNEAATAEALADGWFHTGDIGTLDEDGYLAITGRKKEIIVTAGGKNVAPAVIEDRIRAHALVAECMVVGDGRPFVGALVTIDEEFLGRWASDHGKPAGSTAASLRDDVDLLAEVQQAVDDGNAAVSKAESVRKFRILSSQFTEEAGHITPSLKLKRNVVAKDFADEVEAIYRG, translated from the coding sequence TTGCGCGAGTTCAGCCTTCCGGCCCTGTACGAGGTCCCTTCGGACGGCAACCTGACGGATCTCATCCGCCGCAATGCCGCTCAGCATCCCGATGTCGCAGTGATGGGCAGAAAGGTGGCAGGCGTCTGGACGGACGTCACCGCCACCCAGTTCCTCGCCGAGGTACGGGCTGCTGCGAAGGGGCTGATCGCCGCCGGCGTACGGCCCGGCGACCGGGTCGCCCTGATGTCCCGCACCCGCTACGAGTGGGTGCAGCTCGACTTCGCCATCTGGAGCGCGGGCGCGGTCACCGTCCCCGTGTACGAGACCAGCTCGGCCGAACAGGTCCAGTGGATCCTCGGTGACTCGGGCGCGGTCGCGGTGGTCGTCGAAGGCGAGGCGCATGCCGCCGCCGTCGAGTCGGTACGCGACAGACTGCCCAGCCTGCGCCACATCTGGCAGATCGAGCAGGGGGCGGTCGAGCAACTGACCGCGGCCGGCGCCGACGTCACCGACGAGACGGTCGAGGAGCGCGGCGCGAGCGCCAAGGCGGACGACGCCGCGACGATCGTCTACACCTCGGGCACGACCGGCCGCCCCAAGGGCTGTGTGCTCACCCACCGCAGCTTCTTCGCGGAGTGCGGCAACCTCGTCGAGCGCCTCAAACCCCTGTTCCGTACGGGCGACAGCTCCGTGCTGCTGTTCCTCCCCGCCGCGCACGTCTTCGGCCGCATGGTCGAGATCGCGGCCGTGATGGCACCGATCAAGCTCGGCTGCGTACCGGACATCAAGAACCTCACCGATGAGCTCGCCTCCTTCCGGCCGACTCTGATCCTCGGTGTGCCGCGCGTCTTCGAGAAGGTCTACAACTCGGCCCGCGCGAAGGCCCAGGCGGACGGCAAGGGCAAGATCTTCGACAAGGCCGCGCAGACGGCGATCGCCTACAGCCGTGCGCTGGGCACCCCCGAGGGCCCGTCGATCGGGCTCAAGTTCAAGCACAAGGTGTTCGACCGGCTCGTCTTCAGCAAGCTGCGTGCGGTGCTGGGCGGCCGCGGTGAGTACGCGGTGTCCGGCGGCGCTCCCCTGGGCGAGCGCCTCGGGCACTTCTTCCGCGGTATCGGCTTCACGGTGCTCGAGGGCTACGGCCTCACCGAGTCGTGTGCGGCGACCGCGTTCAACCCCTGGAACCGGCAGAAGATCGGCACGGTCGGTCAGCCGCTGCCGGGCTCGGTGGTACGGATCGCGGACGACGGCGAGGTGCTGCTGCACGGCGAGCACCTGTTCCAGGGGTACTGGAACAACGAGGCGGCGACGGCGGAGGCGCTGGCCGACGGCTGGTTCCACACCGGCGACATCGGCACCCTCGACGAGGACGGCTACCTCGCCATCACCGGGCGCAAGAAGGAGATCATCGTCACCGCCGGCGGCAAGAACGTCGCTCCCGCGGTGATCGAGGACCGCATCCGCGCGCACGCGCTGGTCGCGGAGTGCATGGTGGTCGGCGACGGACGCCCGTTCGTGGGCGCGCTGGTCACCATCGACGAGGAGTTCCTGGGCCGTTGGGCCTCGGACCACGGCAAGCCGGCCGGTTCGACAGCTGCTTCCCTGCGCGACGACGTTGATCTGCTGGCGGAGGTCCAGCAGGCGGTGGACGACGGCAATGCGGCCGTCTCCAAGGCGGAGTCGGTACGGAAGTTCCGTATTCTGAGCTCCCAGTTCACCGAAGAGGCGGGACACATCACCCCCTCGCTGAAGCTGAAGCGCAATGTGGTGGCGAAGGACTTCGCCGACGAGGTCGAGGCGATCTACCGAGGCTGA
- a CDS encoding glycosyltransferase family 4 protein: MHKTLIVTNDFPPRPGGIQAFLHNMALRLDPGQLVVYASTWKRGPEGIEATAAFDAEQPFTVVRDRTTMLLPTPRVTRRATQLLREHGCESVWFGAAAPLGLMAPALRKAGARRLVATTHGHEAGWAQLPASRQLLRRIGEGTDTITYLGEYTRSRIAAALTPQAAGRMVQLPPGVDEKTFHPASGGDVVRSRLGLSSRPVVVCVSRLVPRKGQDTLIRAMPAILASVPDAVLLIVGGGPYENELRGLAAATGVEGSVRFTGAVPWAELPAHFGAGDVFAMPCRTRRGGLDVEGLGMVYLEASATGLPVVAGDSGGAPDAVLDGETGWVVRGGSAEESAERIVALLGDSELRRRMGERGREWVEEKWRWDLLAERLRTLL; encoded by the coding sequence ATGCACAAGACCTTGATCGTGACCAACGACTTCCCGCCCAGGCCCGGCGGCATCCAGGCGTTCCTGCACAACATGGCGCTGCGACTGGACCCCGGGCAGCTCGTCGTCTACGCCTCCACCTGGAAGCGGGGCCCCGAGGGCATCGAGGCGACCGCCGCGTTCGACGCCGAGCAGCCCTTCACCGTCGTACGGGACCGTACGACGATGCTGCTGCCGACCCCGCGCGTCACCCGAAGGGCGACCCAGCTGCTGCGCGAGCACGGCTGCGAGTCGGTGTGGTTCGGCGCGGCAGCGCCGCTCGGGCTGATGGCACCCGCCCTGCGCAAGGCGGGTGCGCGCCGGCTGGTGGCCACCACGCACGGCCATGAAGCGGGCTGGGCGCAGCTGCCCGCGTCCCGGCAACTGCTCCGCCGCATCGGCGAGGGCACGGACACGATCACCTATCTCGGTGAGTACACCCGCTCGCGCATCGCCGCCGCGCTGACCCCCCAGGCCGCCGGGCGCATGGTCCAACTGCCGCCCGGTGTCGACGAGAAGACCTTCCACCCGGCCTCGGGCGGGGACGTGGTCCGCAGCCGCCTCGGGCTGAGCAGTCGCCCGGTCGTGGTGTGCGTATCCCGGCTCGTGCCGCGCAAGGGGCAGGACACCCTGATCCGCGCGATGCCCGCCATCCTGGCGAGCGTGCCCGACGCCGTGCTGCTGATCGTGGGCGGTGGCCCGTACGAGAACGAGCTGCGGGGCCTCGCGGCCGCGACCGGGGTCGAGGGCTCCGTACGCTTCACCGGCGCCGTCCCCTGGGCGGAACTGCCCGCCCACTTCGGTGCGGGGGATGTCTTCGCGATGCCCTGCCGTACCCGAAGGGGAGGCTTGGACGTCGAGGGTCTCGGAATGGTGTATCTGGAGGCGTCGGCGACCGGACTGCCGGTCGTCGCGGGCGACTCGGGCGGCGCCCCCGACGCCGTACTCGACGGAGAGACGGGCTGGGTGGTCCGGGGCGGCTCCGCCGAGGAGTCCGCCGAGCGGATCGTCGCGCTGCTGGGCGACTCCGAGCTGCGCCGGCGGATGGGGGAGCGCGGCCGGGAGTGGGTCGAGGAGAAGTGGCGCTGGGACCTGCTGGCCGAGAGGCTTCGGACGCTTCTCTGA
- a CDS encoding glycosyltransferase 87 family protein, which yields MAGSASGGGARLPLAGGGTRLPLPRGGTRLPVAVWLLTRTALLLFVLRVVTFPGPDVTTDVSVIYQGWYEVLQTGTYPLDDVTWQYPPAAALAILSPALLPFLGYAAAFSFLALLCDALVLGLLRYAGGRPGKSQRGTWVWVTGVTLLGPTAYARYDLMVTAVAVAALLAGARHPRTLGALAGFGALLKVWPLLLLAGTPRGRATRRSWATAAGTTAGLTLLLNASMPGALAFLTFQRDRGTEIESLGALVFHVARHFGWQGEVLLNYGSVEFLGPYVPLVSTLALALTALAMGWLAVWRLRAKRFAPSTPCDAAFAAVLLFTTTSRVISPQYMIWLVGLAAACLAFRGSRMALPAWLAVAATGVTMLEFPVWFAHVVASDPLGVLLLAVRNGLLVAATLTACGRLWRQTVTEPRRRGLLPARPARDNALLSS from the coding sequence ATGGCGGGCAGCGCAAGCGGCGGCGGCGCACGGCTCCCCCTCGCCGGGGGCGGCACACGGCTCCCCCTCCCCCGCGGCGGCACACGCCTCCCCGTCGCGGTGTGGCTCCTCACCAGGACCGCACTGCTGCTCTTCGTCCTCAGGGTCGTCACCTTCCCCGGCCCCGATGTCACCACCGATGTCTCGGTGATCTACCAGGGCTGGTACGAGGTGCTGCAGACCGGCACGTATCCGCTGGACGACGTCACCTGGCAGTACCCGCCCGCCGCCGCGCTCGCCATCCTCTCCCCCGCGCTGCTGCCCTTCCTCGGCTACGCCGCCGCCTTCTCCTTCCTCGCACTGCTCTGCGACGCGCTCGTCCTCGGGCTGCTGCGGTACGCGGGCGGGCGGCCCGGCAAGTCGCAGCGCGGCACCTGGGTGTGGGTCACGGGGGTGACGCTCCTCGGGCCGACCGCGTACGCCCGCTACGACCTGATGGTGACCGCCGTCGCCGTCGCCGCGCTGCTCGCGGGCGCGCGCCATCCACGCACGCTGGGCGCGCTGGCGGGTTTCGGCGCGCTGCTGAAGGTGTGGCCGCTGCTGCTGCTCGCGGGCACCCCGCGCGGCCGTGCCACCCGCCGCTCCTGGGCCACCGCCGCCGGGACGACGGCCGGGCTGACGCTGCTGCTCAACGCGTCGATGCCGGGCGCGCTGGCGTTCCTCACCTTCCAGCGCGACCGGGGCACGGAGATCGAGTCGCTGGGCGCGCTGGTCTTCCATGTCGCGCGCCACTTCGGCTGGCAGGGCGAGGTGCTGCTGAACTACGGCTCGGTGGAGTTCCTCGGCCCGTATGTCCCTCTCGTCTCCACGCTCGCCCTTGCCCTGACCGCTCTCGCCATGGGCTGGCTGGCGGTGTGGCGGCTGCGGGCGAAGAGGTTCGCGCCGAGCACGCCGTGCGACGCGGCCTTCGCCGCCGTGCTGCTGTTCACCACGACAAGCCGGGTGATCAGCCCCCAGTACATGATCTGGCTGGTGGGCCTGGCCGCCGCGTGCCTCGCCTTCCGGGGCAGCCGGATGGCGCTGCCCGCGTGGCTGGCGGTGGCCGCCACGGGGGTGACGATGCTGGAGTTTCCCGTCTGGTTCGCGCATGTGGTGGCGAGCGACCCGCTGGGCGTGCTGCTGCTGGCCGTACGCAACGGGTTGCTGGTCGCGGCGACGCTGACCGCCTGCGGGCGGCTGTGGCGCCAAACGGTGACCGAGCCCCGCCGCCGCGGGCTGCTGCCCGCTCGGCCGGCTCGCGACAACGCGCTGCTCTCCTCGTGA
- a CDS encoding C40 family peptidase yields MASHRRPSQSGLTQSARVTVLSAAAATAAAALGAAPASADPRDATEATRANVDRLYEEAEQATENFNKAGERVGRLREQVAQAQDSAARGQERINRMRGALGSVAGAQYRSGGMDPALALLLSEDPDSYLDKAATLDRISERQTRALEDLRRARRKLGQEREEATRDLAELELSRTAVARHKRTVERKLTEAQRLLNSLPSEDRAAFDRVSRSGRGSLPELSGLAPASARAATAAMAARSAVGRPYVWGANGPSGFDCSGLMQWSYAQAGVGLPRTSQAQRYAGRQVSLAEARPGDLVAYRSDASHIGMYMGNGQVVHAPYPGAPVRYDPVGMMPVSSVTRV; encoded by the coding sequence GTGGCGTCCCATCGCCGACCCTCACAGTCCGGCCTCACTCAGAGCGCCCGGGTCACCGTCCTGTCCGCCGCGGCGGCAACGGCCGCTGCGGCCCTCGGCGCCGCACCGGCGAGCGCGGACCCGCGCGACGCCACGGAGGCGACCCGGGCCAATGTCGACCGGCTGTACGAGGAGGCCGAGCAGGCCACCGAGAACTTCAACAAGGCCGGTGAACGGGTGGGGCGGCTGCGCGAGCAGGTGGCGCAGGCGCAGGACAGCGCGGCCCGCGGCCAGGAGCGCATCAACCGGATGCGGGGAGCGCTCGGATCGGTGGCGGGCGCCCAGTACCGCTCGGGCGGCATGGACCCCGCGCTCGCCCTGCTGCTCTCCGAGGACCCGGACAGCTACCTCGACAAGGCCGCGACCCTGGACCGCATCAGCGAGCGGCAGACGAGGGCCCTGGAGGATCTCCGGCGGGCGCGGCGCAAGCTCGGCCAGGAGCGCGAGGAGGCCACAAGGGACCTCGCCGAGCTGGAACTCAGCCGGACCGCAGTCGCCCGCCACAAGCGCACTGTCGAGCGCAAACTCACCGAGGCGCAGCGGCTGCTGAACTCGCTGCCCTCCGAGGACCGCGCGGCCTTCGACCGGGTCTCCCGCTCCGGCCGCGGCTCGCTGCCCGAACTGTCCGGCCTCGCCCCCGCCTCCGCTCGTGCGGCGACCGCGGCAATGGCGGCCCGCAGTGCTGTCGGCCGCCCCTATGTGTGGGGCGCCAACGGGCCCTCCGGCTTCGACTGTTCGGGGCTGATGCAGTGGTCGTACGCGCAGGCGGGCGTCGGGCTGCCGCGCACCTCGCAGGCGCAGCGGTACGCGGGCAGGCAGGTCTCCCTGGCGGAGGCGCGCCCCGGCGATCTCGTGGCGTACCGCAGCGATGCCAGCCATATCGGGATGTACATGGGCAACGGCCAGGTGGTGCACGCCCCGTATCCCGGCGCGCCGGTGCGCTACGACCCGGTCGGCATGATGCCGGTCTCGTCGGTCACCCGCGTGTGA
- a CDS encoding C40 family peptidase, giving the protein MASHRRPKQPSRTRVTVLTATAAAAVALTSQAAQADPAPSKSEVKEKVDKLYEEAEKATEKYNGAKEQQTKLDKQIDALQDKVARGQDELNTLRDGLGSVASAQYRSGGIDPAVQLFLSADPDSYLDKASALDQLGAKQTEALTEIQAKQRTLAQQRKEAQSKLGDLADTRKELGEKKKEVQTKLVAAQKLLNSLTAQERAALSADESRANRASSRADLGNAVPASQRASAAFSAAQSKIGSPYVYGASGPNSFDCSGLTSWAYAQAGVSIPRTSQSQANAGTRIYSQSALQQGDLVIFYGDQHHVGFYAGNGQVLHAPKPGASVRYESINNMPFQFGVRI; this is encoded by the coding sequence GTGGCGTCCCACCGTCGACCCAAGCAGCCGAGCCGCACCCGTGTGACCGTGCTCACCGCGACCGCCGCCGCGGCCGTAGCCCTGACCTCCCAGGCCGCCCAGGCCGACCCGGCGCCGAGCAAGAGCGAGGTCAAGGAGAAGGTCGACAAGCTCTACGAAGAGGCGGAGAAGGCCACCGAGAAGTACAACGGGGCCAAGGAGCAGCAGACGAAGCTCGACAAGCAGATCGACGCGCTCCAGGACAAGGTCGCCCGCGGTCAGGACGAGCTCAACACCCTGCGCGACGGTCTCGGTTCGGTGGCGAGCGCCCAGTACCGCTCCGGCGGCATCGACCCCGCCGTACAGCTCTTCCTCTCCGCCGACCCGGACAGCTACCTGGACAAGGCCTCCGCGCTGGACCAGCTCGGTGCCAAGCAGACCGAGGCGCTGACGGAGATCCAGGCCAAGCAGCGGACCCTCGCGCAGCAGCGCAAGGAGGCCCAGTCGAAGCTCGGTGACCTGGCGGACACCCGCAAGGAGCTCGGCGAGAAGAAGAAGGAAGTCCAGACCAAGCTGGTCGCCGCGCAGAAGCTGCTGAACTCGCTCACCGCGCAGGAGCGCGCCGCGCTCAGCGCCGACGAGTCCCGCGCCAACCGCGCCAGCTCGCGTGCGGACCTCGGCAACGCGGTTCCGGCCTCGCAGCGGGCGTCCGCCGCGTTCTCCGCGGCCCAGAGCAAGATCGGTTCGCCGTACGTCTACGGCGCCTCCGGTCCCAACTCCTTCGACTGCTCCGGGCTGACCTCCTGGGCGTACGCGCAGGCCGGTGTCTCCATACCGCGCACCTCCCAGTCGCAGGCCAACGCCGGCACCCGCATCTACTCGCAGAGCGCACTCCAGCAGGGCGACCTGGTCATCTTCTACGGCGACCAGCACCACGTCGGCTTCTACGCGGGCAACGGCCAGGTACTGCACGCCCCGAAGCCCGGTGCCAGCGTGCGCTACGAGTCGATCAACAACATGCCGTTCCAGTTCGGCGTGCGCATCTGA
- a CDS encoding NYN domain-containing protein, which produces MEQPANGAEPAGAAGDAAEALDRPLPEGVRRRVVSLVSDAFGGLTVGELPAQLRQYARFTPTRRAKFAGNAMAAALESDPVFRQRIGERLSQAQPELSGALEAGSPPAAADPVDVAAAAYVLRPAGWVKLVAAAGEEAQRADAERADEAGRRELERLREELSEARGQVKSETERLRTELETVRKEAESLRRKLRSAQSDVKRGEASLRRRDAEIESTRSEAAVQLSAAESESRRLKARLGEAEASVEAGRRAAREGRSIEDMRLRLLLDTVLDAAQGLRRELALPPAGIHPADTVDAVEPGRMSPKDIAARALSETDPALLDQLLALPQAHLVVDGYNVTKTGYPTMPLEKQRLRLLGGLSVLAAQTGAEITCVFDGAELAAPVLLAPPRGVRVLFSKAGVTADELIRQLVRAEPPGRPVVVVSTDREVADGVAKAGARPVASALLLKRLSRV; this is translated from the coding sequence GTGGAGCAGCCTGCAAACGGCGCGGAGCCGGCCGGTGCGGCCGGTGACGCCGCCGAGGCGCTCGACCGCCCGCTGCCCGAAGGCGTACGGCGCCGGGTGGTGTCGCTGGTCTCGGACGCCTTCGGCGGTCTGACCGTCGGCGAACTCCCGGCGCAGCTGCGACAGTACGCCCGATTCACCCCGACTCGTCGCGCGAAGTTCGCGGGCAACGCGATGGCCGCCGCGCTGGAGAGCGACCCGGTCTTCCGGCAGCGCATCGGCGAGCGGCTCAGCCAGGCGCAGCCCGAACTGTCCGGGGCGCTGGAGGCCGGATCACCCCCCGCGGCCGCCGATCCCGTCGATGTGGCGGCCGCCGCCTATGTACTGCGGCCCGCCGGATGGGTGAAACTCGTCGCCGCCGCCGGCGAGGAGGCCCAGCGGGCCGACGCCGAGCGCGCCGACGAGGCGGGCAGGCGCGAGCTGGAGCGGCTGCGCGAGGAGCTCAGCGAGGCGCGCGGCCAGGTCAAGAGCGAGACCGAGCGGCTGCGTACGGAGCTGGAGACGGTCCGCAAGGAAGCCGAATCGCTGCGCCGCAAGCTGCGCAGCGCCCAGAGCGATGTGAAGCGCGGTGAGGCGTCCCTGCGCCGCAGGGACGCCGAGATCGAGTCGACCAGGTCGGAGGCCGCGGTCCAGCTGTCGGCGGCCGAGAGCGAGAGCCGGCGGCTCAAGGCGCGTCTCGGCGAGGCCGAGGCGTCCGTGGAGGCCGGCCGCCGGGCGGCCCGCGAGGGTCGCTCGATCGAGGACATGCGGCTGCGGCTGCTGCTCGACACGGTGCTCGACGCGGCTCAGGGGCTGCGCAGGGAGCTGGCGCTGCCGCCCGCGGGCATCCATCCCGCGGACACCGTCGACGCGGTCGAGCCGGGCCGGATGTCCCCCAAGGACATCGCGGCCCGTGCGCTTTCGGAGACCGATCCTGCCCTGCTCGACCAGCTGCTCGCACTGCCCCAGGCACATCTGGTGGTGGACGGCTACAACGTCACCAAGACCGGCTATCCGACGATGCCGTTGGAGAAGCAGCGGCTGCGGCTGCTCGGCGGTCTCTCGGTGCTCGCGGCGCAGACCGGCGCCGAGATCACCTGTGTCTTCGACGGCGCGGAGCTGGCGGCGCCGGTGCTGCTCGCACCGCCGCGCGGGGTGCGGGTGCTGTTCTCGAAGGCCGGTGTGACGGCCGACGAGCTGATCCGTCAGCTGGTCCGTGCGGAGCCGCCGGGCAGGCCCGTGGTGGTGGTCTCCACCGACCGCGAGGTCGCCGACGGAGTCGCGAAGGCGGGCGCCAGGCCGGTCGCGTCCGCTTTGTTGCTGAAGCGGCTTTCGCGCGTCTAA